The Staphylothermus marinus F1 genome has a segment encoding these proteins:
- a CDS encoding XdhC family protein encodes MAENLMIYKKIVEELEKRNPVALATIVNKEGSGPRDLGSSLVYTVDGIKIGTIGGGHIEKIIIEEAKKALQEGKPRRIKLALRRENIPHDAIKTNQLCGGVVEVFINIINPPPRLIITGGGNVGKPIADIANILGYKTIIIDTDPKLANKERFPYAEKVLIGNIVEKIESIKYSPYDIAVIAYGEVETDYQTLKTLVKNKFPGHIWALCSRTRATWMLKRLVEEENIDLDNIIDRLHMPAGLDIGSDTPAEIAVSILSEIICVLKKCSIPVKSMNIAKKWWEAYKREKSKAQYK; translated from the coding sequence ATGGCGGAGAACCTGATGATTTATAAAAAGATCGTTGAAGAACTTGAAAAGAGGAATCCAGTAGCATTAGCAACAATAGTGAATAAAGAAGGAAGCGGGCCCAGAGATCTTGGTTCAAGCCTGGTTTATACAGTGGATGGAATCAAAATAGGAACTATCGGTGGAGGACATATTGAGAAAATAATTATTGAAGAAGCTAAGAAAGCCTTACAGGAGGGTAAACCTAGAAGAATAAAGCTTGCACTGAGAAGAGAAAATATTCCCCACGACGCGATCAAGACAAACCAGTTATGTGGAGGAGTAGTAGAAGTGTTTATAAACATAATAAATCCTCCCCCTAGATTAATCATCACAGGCGGAGGAAACGTTGGCAAACCAATAGCTGACATAGCGAACATATTGGGTTATAAAACAATAATTATAGATACCGATCCTAAATTAGCCAATAAAGAAAGATTCCCCTACGCCGAGAAAGTATTAATTGGAAACATAGTAGAAAAAATAGAATCAATTAAATACTCACCATACGACATAGCTGTTATAGCGTATGGAGAAGTAGAAACAGATTATCAAACACTGAAGACACTAGTAAAAAACAAATTCCCAGGACATATATGGGCACTATGCAGTAGAACACGTGCAACATGGATGCTTAAACGACTCGTTGAAGAAGAGAATATTGATCTGGATAACATAATAGATAGATTACATATGCCTGCAGGATTGGACATAGGAAGCGATACCCCTGCAGAAATAGCCGTAAGTATATTATCGGAAATTATATGTGTCCTGAAAAAATGCAGTATACCCGTTAAATCAATGAATATAGCTAAGAAATGGTGGGAAGCCTATAAAAGAGAGAAATCCAAGGCTCAATATAAGTAG
- a CDS encoding rubrerythrin family protein, with the protein MVAPRPMTRDALMSAFGGESMAHMRYSIFADIAEKEGFPNVARLFRAIAFAEKVHARNHYQRLGELDTDAKVVAGAPFGPGNTSKNLSLAIRGEEFEINEMYPTYIKIAESQGETQAVISFKWALEAEKIHAELYKKAKEYVDKGEDMPIDGYIWICPVCGFTYVGKEPPPKCPICGALGEKFVKF; encoded by the coding sequence ATGGTAGCTCCTAGGCCCATGACTAGAGATGCGTTAATGTCAGCTTTTGGCGGGGAATCTATGGCGCATATGAGGTATTCAATATTTGCAGACATTGCTGAAAAAGAGGGTTTTCCCAATGTAGCCCGTTTATTCAGAGCGATAGCGTTTGCTGAAAAAGTTCATGCAAGAAATCATTATCAGAGACTTGGAGAACTAGATACTGATGCTAAAGTTGTTGCTGGAGCTCCGTTTGGTCCAGGAAATACATCTAAGAATTTAAGCCTAGCTATTCGCGGAGAAGAATTCGAAATAAATGAAATGTATCCAACATATATTAAAATAGCAGAGTCTCAAGGAGAAACACAAGCAGTCATAAGTTTTAAATGGGCTCTCGAAGCAGAAAAGATACATGCAGAATTGTATAAGAAAGCTAAGGAATATGTTGATAAGGGAGAGGATATGCCGATAGATGGTTATATATGGATTTGTCCAGTTTGCGGCTTTACATATGTAGGTAAGGAGCCTCCACCTAAATGTCCAATATGTGGTGCACTAGGAGAAAAATTTGTTAAATTCTAA
- a CDS encoding iron-containing alcohol dehydrogenase — protein MKMPSFQVYNGGVKLFFGINVIGNAEEFIKAYKRILLVTGRRSAKISGALDDVTSILDKHGIEYTVYNDIVPNPIVENVEGIVKAYKEFGAEAIIAIGGGSIIDSAKVARLVISGGGSVVDYLYGRKPYPEKLPFLLAINLTHGTGTEIDKYAVVSIVETKEKIGISAGYPNVSIDDPRYTRTLPRNQTIYTSIDAFAHSVESATSTRSSPYTWLLAEEAIKHIVKHLPRALEKPDDLEARYWLLYASMIAGISIDHGVTHIGHGLEHVFSGFNPKLPHGAGLAILYKALLQFFYKLDPEVMARILKPLDPELKPRVEDAEKAQKAYNKFLEEIGFNESFSTYGFSIEDVKEAVKFYYENEKMKRYHGLAPKLPSREDLEKWLTSLI, from the coding sequence ATGAAGATGCCGTCTTTTCAAGTCTACAATGGGGGAGTTAAATTATTCTTTGGCATAAACGTTATTGGTAATGCTGAGGAATTCATTAAAGCTTATAAAAGAATATTGTTAGTTACAGGTCGTAGATCAGCAAAGATTTCCGGCGCACTTGACGATGTAACCAGTATTTTGGATAAGCATGGAATAGAATATACCGTATACAATGATATAGTGCCCAACCCTATAGTGGAGAATGTTGAGGGGATTGTGAAGGCTTATAAAGAATTTGGAGCTGAGGCTATTATTGCTATAGGTGGTGGTAGCATTATTGATTCTGCAAAAGTTGCTAGGCTAGTTATTAGTGGTGGTGGTAGCGTTGTTGATTATTTATATGGTAGAAAACCGTATCCTGAGAAACTACCGTTTCTCCTCGCAATTAATCTAACTCATGGTACTGGTACAGAGATTGATAAATATGCTGTTGTAAGCATTGTGGAGACCAAGGAAAAAATAGGGATAAGTGCTGGTTATCCTAACGTATCAATTGATGATCCAAGATATACGAGGACTCTTCCAAGAAACCAAACAATATATACATCTATAGATGCGTTTGCACATTCTGTTGAATCAGCAACATCTACACGGTCCAGCCCATATACATGGTTGCTTGCTGAAGAAGCGATTAAGCATATAGTGAAGCATCTTCCCAGAGCACTGGAGAAACCAGATGATCTAGAAGCACGGTATTGGCTTCTATACGCATCAATGATTGCTGGAATAAGCATTGATCACGGAGTAACCCATATAGGACATGGATTAGAGCATGTATTTAGCGGGTTCAATCCTAAACTGCCCCATGGAGCAGGACTAGCTATATTATATAAAGCATTATTACAGTTCTTCTATAAATTAGATCCCGAAGTAATGGCTAGAATACTAAAACCATTAGATCCAGAGTTAAAGCCTAGAGTAGAAGACGCTGAAAAAGCACAGAAAGCATATAATAAGTTCCTCGAAGAGATAGGATTTAATGAGTCATTCTCTACGTATGGATTCAGCATCGAAGACGTTAAGGAAGCAGTAAAGTTCTATTATGAAAACGAGAAAATGAAGAGGTATCATGGATTAGCGCCTAAATTACCGAGTCGTGAAGATTTAGAGAAATGGTTAACTTCCCTAATATGA
- a CDS encoding S16 family serine protease — translation MLRLQYLRLVSSMLVFLIILSAIFMVNAYPANITIHTFRKSVVVYAPAVTRSGEGAVLRVNLTIVYPGSGMVYFSARPLVEPDTQATARIAAYVASTVTGQNFYSYDYYVVMTSNSLVVGGPSAGGLMTIGFISLFLNKTLNPNVTMTGMINPDGSIGPVGGLLGKLHAVAKSGFKVFLIPVGQRIVYVEKRIVKRVLWGYYETIKYVPVDLVKEGEKLNVTVIEVGNIFDAMKYFLGVNVKPIKSSKIIMNNTVLNIIDKFAWENYVRSMNLFNESKKLFNQLDLFTRIQLYDQIKNVEKMNYQLKQLIDENLSIASFIYSNKVLKENIYINWLYKSILGKLNLENTISMINETIKDLHDKLSTTGPGLNPLLIESHGLYFQALTNYIELLSKNNASFTTGDIEKLADVAVKLYFSDQLLNISSMFSKKYINITDSFMTLYSLSDSVVSYAYSLANDIGGGNQYIVEALNYFQDAINAYTTNYTVASIGLLIDSIVYADIGIETLFIQNNTVYSNITMYLMREHLIYYNLTTIKDYMNYTFMASNQYMYINDYVDSMYTLLKGIMYASIFMSNNTSLNIVENTVFLPSSTPVNNPNNRTETPTSRSTSNSTRINEINTNIQDTVYYVLGLITGFALGLITYYIYSVTKRKKGESLNI, via the coding sequence GTGTTGAGATTGCAGTATCTGAGACTAGTCTCATCGATGCTTGTGTTTCTTATTATATTATCGGCTATATTCATGGTGAATGCTTACCCTGCTAATATCACTATTCACACTTTTAGAAAGTCGGTTGTAGTTTATGCTCCCGCAGTTACACGCAGTGGTGAGGGGGCTGTTCTCCGAGTAAATCTTACAATTGTTTATCCAGGTTCTGGAATGGTATATTTTTCTGCGAGACCCCTTGTTGAACCAGATACCCAAGCAACAGCACGTATTGCAGCATATGTTGCTTCCACAGTTACCGGCCAAAATTTTTACTCCTATGACTACTACGTAGTTATGACTAGTAATTCTCTCGTAGTTGGAGGACCGAGTGCGGGCGGGTTAATGACTATTGGGTTTATATCTTTGTTTCTGAATAAGACATTGAACCCTAATGTAACGATGACTGGAATGATAAATCCTGATGGAAGCATTGGCCCCGTAGGCGGGCTTCTCGGAAAACTCCATGCTGTTGCTAAAAGTGGGTTCAAGGTTTTCTTAATACCAGTTGGTCAGAGAATAGTTTATGTCGAGAAAAGAATTGTTAAGAGGGTTCTCTGGGGATATTATGAGACAATTAAATATGTGCCAGTAGACCTTGTTAAGGAGGGTGAAAAACTTAACGTAACAGTTATTGAAGTTGGCAACATCTTTGACGCTATGAAGTATTTCCTCGGAGTAAATGTGAAGCCTATTAAGAGCTCGAAGATAATAATGAACAATACTGTTCTCAACATCATAGATAAATTTGCATGGGAAAACTATGTTAGATCAATGAATTTATTCAATGAATCTAAGAAACTCTTTAACCAATTAGACTTGTTCACTAGAATACAGCTATACGATCAGATCAAAAATGTTGAGAAAATGAATTATCAGTTGAAACAATTGATAGATGAGAACTTATCTATCGCATCTTTTATTTATTCTAATAAAGTGCTTAAAGAAAACATTTACATAAACTGGCTATATAAATCAATTCTTGGAAAACTAAATTTAGAAAACACTATCTCAATGATTAATGAGACTATAAAAGATCTCCACGATAAATTATCTACTACTGGTCCAGGATTAAATCCTCTATTAATTGAATCACATGGATTATATTTTCAAGCATTAACGAATTATATTGAATTGCTCAGTAAAAACAATGCATCATTTACTACTGGCGATATCGAAAAATTAGCTGATGTAGCTGTTAAGCTATACTTCTCTGATCAATTACTCAATATATCATCAATGTTTAGCAAGAAATATATAAACATAACTGATTCGTTCATGACTTTGTATAGTTTATCTGATTCAGTTGTTTCATATGCTTATAGCTTAGCAAACGATATTGGAGGTGGAAACCAATATATAGTTGAGGCACTAAATTATTTCCAGGATGCTATAAATGCTTATACAACTAATTACACGGTAGCATCAATAGGGTTATTGATAGATAGTATCGTGTATGCGGATATAGGGATAGAGACGCTTTTTATACAAAACAATACTGTTTATTCAAATATAACTATGTATCTAATGAGAGAGCATTTAATCTATTATAATCTCACAACAATCAAAGATTATATGAACTATACATTCATGGCTAGTAATCAATATATGTATATTAATGACTATGTGGATTCCATGTATACATTATTAAAAGGGATAATGTACGCCTCCATATTCATGTCAAATAATACATCATTAAACATAGTTGAAAATACAGTGTTTCTTCCATCTAGTACTCCAGTTAATAATCCAAATAATAGAACCGAAACACCTACTAGTAGATCAACATCTAATAGTACTAGAATAAACGAGATCAATACAAATATACAAGATACGGTATACTACGTTTTAGGATTAATCACAGGCTTCGCACTCGGTTTAATAACGTATTATATCTACTCAGTCACGAAGAGAAAGAAAGGAGAAAGTCTCAATATATAG
- a CDS encoding MGMT family protein has translation MLVLEPNKGFLRKADKKELYEAIYILTMLIPIGKVTTYKSIAKVLGVHPRLVGIALKKNKKPIIIPCHRVISSDGSIRGYSVGGKNVKKKLLEIEGVRIIGEKVDPKYIIDISEQLIS, from the coding sequence TTGCTTGTCTTAGAGCCAAATAAGGGATTTCTTCGCAAAGCAGATAAAAAAGAACTATATGAAGCAATTTATATATTGACAATGTTGATCCCCATAGGAAAAGTTACAACTTATAAATCAATTGCTAAAGTTTTAGGTGTCCATCCGAGATTAGTTGGAATAGCATTGAAGAAAAATAAGAAACCAATAATAATTCCATGCCATAGAGTAATAAGCTCGGATGGATCGATCAGAGGCTATAGTGTAGGCGGTAAAAATGTTAAGAAAAAACTATTAGAAATAGAAGGCGTTAGAATAATAGGTGAAAAAGTAGATCCTAAATACATAATTGATATAAGTGAACAACTTATCTCTTAA
- a CDS encoding DUF47 domain-containing protein: MRETVLLRDILPEQIIILLNELVDKLSDLTSSFLDAIKLLNEMRIGEARKKLRDTMKIESEADIVRKKIIDLLEESRIDPGFKEDFFHLIKRIDSVADWIKEAARELIIIPYLEIPQPIREGIEKLIDKVVKLAEKVNKAIKSAMSGEYEEAVRLINDIERLEEEADQVNLENRGKLLEYSEQLKPFTLALLIHDLNQDLEEAADSCEDVGDYLRALIASWKKI, translated from the coding sequence ATGAGGGAAACAGTATTGCTCAGAGACATATTGCCTGAACAAATTATTATTTTGCTAAACGAACTAGTGGATAAACTAAGTGATTTGACTAGTTCCTTCCTAGATGCTATTAAGTTATTAAATGAGATGAGAATTGGCGAGGCACGCAAAAAATTAAGGGATACAATGAAAATTGAGAGTGAAGCAGACATTGTTAGGAAGAAAATAATTGATTTACTCGAAGAATCCAGAATAGATCCAGGGTTCAAAGAGGACTTCTTTCATCTCATTAAACGAATAGATTCTGTTGCAGACTGGATCAAGGAAGCCGCCCGCGAACTAATAATCATACCGTACCTCGAGATTCCACAACCAATCAGGGAAGGTATAGAGAAACTTATAGATAAAGTTGTTAAATTGGCTGAGAAGGTGAACAAGGCAATAAAAAGTGCAATGAGTGGAGAATATGAAGAAGCAGTAAGGTTGATAAATGATATAGAGAGGTTAGAAGAAGAAGCTGACCAAGTAAATCTAGAGAATCGAGGAAAACTCCTCGAATATTCTGAACAACTTAAACCGTTTACATTAGCATTACTTATTCATGATCTAAACCAAGATCTCGAGGAAGCAGCGGATTCATGTGAAGATGTAGGAGATTATTTGCGAGCACTAATAGCGAGTTGGAAGAAAATATAA
- a CDS encoding class II SORL domain-containing protein — protein MKRFGDLIYTPETASGEAITKVESHTPKIEAPDKVKAGEPFKVKVSVGPHPNKVEHSIRWVELYFEEEGRAFNPVLLGRAYWTPVYVEPQVEFTVKLEKSGVLYAIIYCNLHGLWEARKEIKVEK, from the coding sequence ATGAAGAGGTTCGGAGACCTAATCTATACTCCTGAAACAGCATCTGGAGAAGCTATAACTAAGGTAGAATCCCATACACCAAAAATCGAAGCACCAGACAAGGTTAAAGCAGGTGAGCCATTCAAGGTAAAAGTGAGTGTTGGACCGCATCCTAACAAGGTTGAACATAGTATTAGATGGGTAGAGCTCTACTTTGAGGAGGAGGGAAGAGCGTTCAACCCTGTTCTTCTAGGCAGAGCTTATTGGACTCCAGTATATGTAGAGCCACAAGTAGAATTCACTGTTAAACTCGAGAAGAGCGGAGTCCTATATGCTATAATATATTGTAACTTGCATGGTCTATGGGAAGCTCGTAAGGAAATTAAAGTTGAAAAATAA
- a CDS encoding bifunctional hydroxymethylpyrimidine kinase/phosphomethylpyrimidine kinase produces MKKKLYPIAITIAGSDSGGGAGIEADLKTFAALGVHGVVALTSVTAQNTYQVTGIHDLPPEMVARQIITVWEDIGIDAGKTGMLSNSEIIRAVAETVSKLGFPLVVDPVMIAKSGAPLLRPEAMNALIKYMVPIATVITPNKHEAEKITGMKINNFEDARKAAKYIVEELGATAAIVKGGHIEVGEESIDIMYYNGKFYEFRAPRIVDGCTHGTGCSFSAAIAVELAKGRDIVKAVKTAKKFITMAIKYGVKVGRGACPVNPMAWIEIPAMKYHVIESVKEALKIIIENQKLFNKYIPETGSNLVMAIDPRYAETINDVAGVKGRIVRYGDGVKIVGPVEFGASSHMARLVLTAMKYDPSIRSAMNLKYDEKLVERAEKKGYIVVYIDRRNEPEEVRLVEGRSIPWIMETAFKKVKRVPDIIYDTGDVGKEAMIRVLGKTPVEVVYKALSIIRE; encoded by the coding sequence ATGAAAAAGAAATTATATCCTATAGCTATAACGATTGCTGGTAGTGATTCTGGTGGTGGAGCTGGTATAGAGGCTGATCTTAAAACTTTTGCTGCACTAGGAGTTCACGGAGTTGTTGCCTTAACTAGTGTAACAGCTCAGAACACTTATCAAGTGACTGGTATTCATGATTTACCTCCAGAAATGGTTGCTAGACAAATAATTACTGTATGGGAGGATATAGGTATTGATGCTGGTAAAACAGGTATGCTTAGCAATTCCGAAATTATTAGAGCCGTGGCTGAAACTGTTTCAAAGCTTGGATTCCCATTGGTAGTTGACCCAGTAATGATAGCTAAAAGCGGTGCTCCACTTTTGAGACCAGAAGCAATGAATGCACTCATAAAGTATATGGTACCAATAGCTACTGTAATCACTCCAAATAAACATGAAGCAGAAAAAATTACTGGTATGAAAATCAATAATTTCGAGGATGCTAGAAAAGCTGCAAAATACATTGTTGAAGAACTGGGGGCTACAGCAGCTATAGTTAAAGGAGGACATATTGAGGTAGGAGAGGAATCTATTGATATAATGTATTATAATGGTAAATTCTACGAGTTTAGAGCACCAAGAATAGTGGATGGATGTACACATGGTACAGGTTGTTCATTCTCAGCCGCAATAGCCGTAGAGCTTGCTAAAGGCAGAGATATTGTTAAAGCCGTTAAAACCGCTAAGAAATTCATAACAATGGCTATTAAGTATGGAGTTAAAGTGGGAAGAGGAGCTTGCCCCGTTAATCCAATGGCTTGGATCGAGATACCTGCAATGAAGTATCACGTCATCGAATCCGTAAAAGAAGCTTTAAAGATCATAATTGAAAACCAGAAGCTCTTCAATAAATACATTCCTGAAACAGGTTCTAATCTAGTAATGGCCATAGATCCTAGGTATGCTGAGACAATAAATGATGTTGCAGGAGTCAAAGGGAGAATAGTTAGGTATGGTGACGGAGTAAAAATTGTTGGGCCAGTAGAGTTTGGGGCTTCAAGTCATATGGCTAGATTAGTACTAACAGCTATGAAATACGATCCAAGTATTAGATCAGCTATGAATTTAAAATATGATGAGAAACTAGTAGAGAGAGCGGAGAAGAAAGGATATATTGTAGTATATATTGATCGTAGAAATGAACCAGAAGAAGTCCGCCTAGTAGAAGGTAGAAGTATTCCTTGGATTATGGAAACAGCTTTTAAGAAAGTGAAAAGAGTTCCAGACATAATCTATGATACTGGAGATGTTGGTAAAGAAGCAATGATAAGAGTGCTTGGAAAAACTCCCGTAGAAGTAGTATATAAAGCTTTAAGCATTATTAGAGAATAA
- a CDS encoding Lrp/AsnC family transcriptional regulator: MIDEIDMKILKILMENARATYNEIAKRVGLSDVAVIKRIRRLEKDGVIKKYTIIVDPKKLGYSKVSITGINVDPASLFKVIQVLKDKPYIKYIAITSGDHSLIAVIWGKDSNDIMRIHKEIEQLEGVQKLYPSIVLDVIKEDCPLP, from the coding sequence TTGATTGATGAAATAGATATGAAGATATTGAAAATACTTATGGAAAATGCTCGAGCTACATACAATGAGATAGCTAAAAGAGTTGGTTTAAGCGATGTAGCAGTAATTAAGAGGATTCGGAGACTTGAAAAAGACGGCGTTATTAAGAAATATACTATAATAGTTGATCCCAAAAAGCTTGGATACAGTAAAGTATCAATTACAGGAATAAATGTTGATCCAGCCAGTCTTTTCAAAGTAATTCAGGTTCTCAAAGATAAGCCATATATTAAATATATTGCAATAACATCCGGTGATCATTCACTAATTGCTGTAATCTGGGGTAAGGATAGTAATGATATTATGCGTATTCATAAAGAAATAGAGCAACTTGAAGGTGTGCAAAAACTTTATCCGAGCATAGTTCTTGACGTAATTAAAGAGGATTGTCCTTTACCCTAA
- a CDS encoding SagB/ThcOx family dehydrogenase, translating to MPKPKIKLPEPSFETCLLKIISERKSHRKYRKEPLALNELSTVLWSSYGCIDEDCRRRTVPSAGATYPMEIFVFVRENGVIGLEPGIYYYDPLTHSIILIRSGDQNRKLYYACLNQKWVLEAPINIVITAVYERTTSWYGRRGFRYIYMEAGHIGQNIYLAATNLGLGTVAVGAFNDEQIKTIIGLNNKYLVLYVFPIGKI from the coding sequence ATGCCTAAGCCTAAGATAAAACTACCTGAACCATCATTCGAGACTTGTTTATTAAAGATTATATCCGAGAGGAAAAGCCATCGAAAATACCGAAAAGAACCATTAGCGTTAAATGAGCTATCAACGGTTTTATGGAGCTCTTATGGATGTATAGATGAAGATTGTAGAAGGAGAACCGTTCCTTCGGCTGGTGCAACTTATCCAATGGAGATCTTTGTATTTGTTAGAGAAAATGGCGTAATAGGTTTAGAGCCTGGAATCTATTATTATGATCCATTAACCCATAGTATTATATTAATCCGTAGTGGTGATCAAAATAGGAAACTATATTATGCATGTTTAAATCAGAAATGGGTATTAGAGGCACCGATAAATATTGTTATAACAGCTGTTTATGAAAGAACAACCTCGTGGTATGGTAGGAGAGGGTTTAGATACATTTATATGGAGGCAGGACATATTGGTCAAAACATATACTTGGCCGCCACAAATCTAGGGCTGGGAACAGTTGCTGTAGGAGCATTTAATGATGAGCAAATCAAGACTATAATTGGACTAAACAATAAATATCTAGTCCTATATGTGTTCCCAATAGGGAAAATCTAA
- a CDS encoding ATP-binding cassette domain-containing protein, translating into MANILINNVRIKLDEQIIIPENLEVHEPSQNLYVGKTGAGKTILLKTLSGIAPDLYNIVIEGEIVVDGKNYYIPQEPWIINVGKTGIEELIYTIYYTNKKNTSLFKQLDQHKYMLTKRISDMSYGERRVLEILKTIIYDPDIVFFDEPFEALDPRNKVMVSELLKELVSHGKIIIATAKTRLDGWKTYRINSIKKRQINIDDLEQIDPQSSGRGKITIKNAYIRRGKRKIYIPQIDLRPGGSITIIGSNGAGKTSILLGISGVLKIHGYHEIKGNIGFVPDDVSMIFSWSDTETVIKELCSSNDDCYRSSIRILKNLGIKIEDRFFYEHSDGEKRLIILIPQLMKNPDILLIDGGLEYIDYEKAKVVEELIYKFLNSGGIVVSTLPSGEELHVIEGLHLSTP; encoded by the coding sequence ATGGCAAATATACTAATTAATAATGTTAGAATAAAATTAGATGAACAAATTATAATACCTGAAAACTTAGAGGTTCATGAACCTTCTCAAAACTTGTACGTGGGGAAAACTGGAGCAGGTAAGACTATTCTTTTAAAAACTCTTTCAGGCATAGCCCCTGATCTTTACAATATAGTAATTGAGGGAGAAATAGTTGTAGATGGAAAAAACTATTACATCCCACAAGAACCATGGATCATTAATGTTGGAAAAACGGGAATTGAGGAATTAATTTATACAATTTACTATACTAATAAGAAGAATACATCATTGTTTAAACAATTAGATCAGCACAAATATATGTTAACAAAAAGGATCTCCGATATGAGCTACGGTGAAAGAAGAGTGTTAGAAATTTTGAAGACAATCATTTACGATCCAGACATAGTCTTTTTCGACGAGCCCTTTGAAGCTCTTGACCCTCGAAACAAAGTAATGGTTTCCGAATTATTAAAGGAGCTAGTTAGTCATGGAAAAATAATTATTGCTACGGCGAAGACTAGATTAGATGGATGGAAAACATATAGAATCAATTCCATAAAGAAGCGCCAAATAAATATAGATGACCTCGAACAAATTGATCCACAAAGCTCTGGGAGAGGAAAAATAACTATTAAAAACGCATATATAAGAAGAGGTAAAAGAAAAATATATATTCCCCAAATAGATCTAAGGCCTGGAGGCTCAATAACAATTATCGGTTCGAATGGTGCAGGAAAAACATCGATACTATTGGGTATTAGCGGGGTTTTAAAAATACATGGTTACCATGAAATAAAAGGCAATATAGGCTTTGTCCCAGATGATGTATCGATGATTTTCTCATGGAGCGATACAGAAACTGTAATAAAAGAACTTTGCAGTAGCAACGATGATTGTTATAGGAGTTCTATAAGAATTCTCAAGAACCTAGGAATTAAAATAGAGGATAGATTCTTCTATGAACATAGTGATGGAGAAAAAAGACTAATAATACTAATTCCTCAACTGATGAAGAATCCTGACATATTATTAATTGATGGAGGACTTGAATACATAGATTATGAGAAGGCAAAAGTTGTAGAAGAACTCATATATAAATTTCTAAATAGCGGAGGCATTGTAGTATCTACTCTGCCGAGTGGTGAAGAACTCCATGTTATTGAAGGGTTACATTTATCTACTCCTTAG
- a CDS encoding THUMP domain-containing protein, with translation MSFNLMITHEPGLENYRYVLSILRSIIGNYRVVDAGTSVILLQVDDPYKAVEELRKKKEELSIIYRAIPIDVIVDPYVEIVAEKSAELAEKKIPEDKTYRISLRGRLYWQETRMPAHSLDAIKVIAEKINRQVSLTHPDYVVYIRSVRLYHRKRVATITVTTPDNILSLKSNRP, from the coding sequence TTGTCGTTTAATCTAATGATAACACATGAGCCGGGGCTTGAGAATTATCGATACGTATTATCTATTTTGAGAAGTATTATAGGGAACTATAGAGTTGTGGATGCGGGGACCTCGGTCATATTATTACAAGTCGATGATCCATATAAAGCTGTAGAGGAGTTAAGGAAGAAAAAAGAAGAACTAAGTATAATATATCGTGCTATACCAATCGATGTAATTGTTGATCCATATGTTGAAATTGTTGCCGAGAAATCAGCCGAGCTAGCCGAGAAAAAGATCCCAGAAGATAAAACGTATCGGATAAGTCTAAGAGGCAGACTCTACTGGCAAGAGACCCGTATGCCTGCTCACTCTCTAGACGCTATAAAAGTAATTGCTGAAAAAATTAATAGGCAAGTATCGTTGACTCATCCAGATTACGTAGTCTATATTCGCAGTGTTAGATTATATCATAGAAAAAGAGTTGCAACAATAACTGTTACAACACCAGATAATATTTTGTCTCTAAAGTCTAATCGCCCTTAA